A window of Conger conger chromosome 13, fConCon1.1, whole genome shotgun sequence contains these coding sequences:
- the btg4 gene encoding protein BTG4 yields MKEEIAATVFFVTRLAKKHGRLDRRRREKFAVELTSVLFDHYKSHWYPNNPSKGQAFRCLRMNKAQLKDPIVERACSQSNIEHDDLGLPKEITIWVDPGEVSCRYGEKTTPFCVAQLEGRGERGEFSRKIDSAVDRASSDYHSGTSSDEETGICNSSINSSISSSVSSGVSSCSSSILEPKTIPTVSNPNSVYQANEFAPPPLQPWGQFQKRKAYSGDGYQQQQSTAGYYPQHKSFKNYRPFSGPRMDRYHWVSKSRS; encoded by the exons atgaaggaaGAAATCGCGGCCACTGTTTTCTTTGTCACGAGACTAGCAAAGAAACACGGAAGATTGGACCGACGCCGCAGAGAGAAATTCGCAGTGGAGCTCACTTCAGTGCTCTTTGACCATTACAAAAGTCATTGGTACCCGAACAATCCTTCCAAAGGCCAGGCCTTCCG GTGTCTGCGTATGAACAAGGCCCAGCTGAAGGACCCAATAGTGGAGCGAGCCTGCAGCCAGAGCAATATTGAGCACGACGACTTGGGGCTGCCGAAGGAGATCACAATATGGGTGGATCCCGGTGAAGTATCCTGCAG GTACGGAGAGAAGACCACCCCGTTTTGTGTGGCTCAGCTGGAGGGCAGGGGAGAGCGGGGTGAATTCTCGCGCAAGATTGACAGTGCAGTGGATAGGGCCTCCTCTGACTACCATTCAGGGACGTCCTCTGATGAGGAGACGGGCATCTGCAACAGCAGCATCAAcagcagcatcagcagcagtgtcagcagtggggtcagcagctgcagcagctccaTCCTGGAGCCCAAGACCATCCCCACAGTCAGCAACCCCAACAGCGTGTACCAG GCAAATGAGTTTGCTCCCCCTCCACTGCAACCCTGGGGCCAGTTTCAGAAGAGGAAGGCCTACTCTGGAGACGGCTACCAGCAACAACAGTCCACAGCAGGATACTACCCACAGCACAagtcttttaaaaattataGGCCTTTTTCAGGACCACGTATGGACCGGTACCACTGGGTCAGCAAAAGTCGCTCGTGA
- the laynb gene encoding layilin — MDFMKLLGSLLTVVCFQGFAAKLFSGQRICRRGTERPCYKIAYFQDSNHKVNFEEARRLCRSDSGELLSIETENEQRLIEQFVRELGAADGDFWIGLRRNQGHKEKSSDCPALYHWLDGSQATFRNWHWEEPSCGYEVCVVMYHQPSASPGAGGLYMFQWNDDNCDTKNNFICKYSREKPPVSTPVANGTHTDAPNFPPVTLKDEMKVKVSESSDNALNITYIVLPIIPLVLLLLVASGVLCFKVIARRKKKQAHSCPKDTSFGSSPSQDVYQVISRPPRTDLAPHRPYATPFPRPSPDPASHDYDDPVSQRSESGFVTNDIYEPCQGRGRPNREAGWVENEIYGC; from the exons atggaTTTTATGAAACTGCTTGGAAGTCTACTTACTGTTGTCTGCTTCCAAGGCTTCGCAGCTAAACTGTTCAGCG GTCAGCGGATTTGCCGGCGCGGCACTGAGCGGCCGTGCTACAAGATTGCATACTTCCAGGATAGTAATCACAAAGTTAACTTCGAGGAAGCGCGGCGGCTCTGTCGCAGCGACAGCGGCGAGCTCCTGAGCATCGAGACGGAGAACGAGCAGCGACTGATCGAGCAGTTCGTGCGGGAACTGGGAGCCGCAGATGGTGACTTCTGGATCGGGCTGCGCAGGAACCAGGGCCACAAGGAAAAGAGCAGCGACTGCCCTGCGCTGTATCACTGGCTGGATGGCAGCCAGGCCACGTTCAG GAACTGGCATTGGGAGGAGCCGTCTTGTGGCtacgaggtgtgtgtggtgatgtATCACCAGCCATCGGCATCCCCAGGTGCGGGCGGTCTCTACATGTTCCAGTGGAATGATGACAACTGTGACACCAAAAACAACTTCATCTGCAAGTACTCCCGCG AAAAGCCGCCTGTTTCCACCCCAGTAGCCAATGGGACGCACACAG ATGCCCCAAACTTCCCGCCGGTCACACTAAAGGATGAGATGAAAGTAAAGGTGTCTGAATCCTCAG ATAATGCGCTGAACATCACCTACATTGTTCTTCCTATAATTCCCCTGGTCCTGCTGCTGTTGGTGGCTTCAGGGGTGCTCTGCTTCAAGGTCATTGCCCGAAG gaAAAAGAAGCAGGCACACTCCTGCCCTAAGGACACAAGTTTTGGCAGTAGCCCCAGTCAGGACGTGTATCAGGTCATCAGCCGGCCGCCCCGCACCGACCTGGCGCCACACAGACCCTACGCCACGCCGTTCCCCCGGCCCTCGCCCGACCCAGCCTCCCACGACTACGACGACCCGGTGAGCCAGCGCTCCGAGAGCGGCTTCGTCACCAACGACATCTACGAGCCCTGCCAGGGGCGGGGCAGGCCCAACCGCGAGGCGGGGTGGGTGGAGAACGAGATCTACGGTTGCTGA